In the bacterium genome, one interval contains:
- the yfcE gene encoding phosphodiesterase — protein MKIGIISDTHGSLGGWEKGWEILKDSDIIIHCGDLFNHGPGNPVPEKYSPKELLNIFNSLKIPLLISKGNCDSEVDQTFLNIPMASPFLFYQINNLRFIVSHGHIFRKEEWTELGKKWKVNFLISGHTHIPSLEKIENIIILNPGSPSIPKEKIPTSAMIDLSEKSVKIYNLFDQSIIKKENL, from the coding sequence ATGAAAATAGGAATTATAAGTGATACTCACGGTAGTTTGGGTGGTTGGGAAAAAGGATGGGAAATTTTAAAAGATTCTGATATTATAATTCATTGTGGAGACCTCTTTAACCATGGACCAGGAAATCCAGTTCCTGAAAAGTATTCTCCAAAGGAATTATTGAATATATTTAACAGTTTAAAAATTCCACTTTTAATATCAAAAGGAAACTGCGATTCAGAAGTTGACCAGACATTTTTAAACATTCCAATGGCAAGTCCTTTTCTTTTTTATCAAATAAATAATTTGAGATTTATTGTATCACATGGACATATTTTTAGAAAAGAAGAATGGACAGAACTTGGAAAAAAATGGAAGGTTAATTTTTTAATTTCAGGACATACTCATATACCTTCACTTGAAAAAATAGAAAATATTATAATTTTAAATCCAGGAAGTCCTTCTATCCCAAAGGAAAAAATACCCACCTCCGCAATGATTGACTTAAGTGAAAAGTCTGTTAAAATTTATAATCTTTTTGACCAGTCAATAATTAAGAAAGAAAATCTATAA